One part of the Acidobacteriota bacterium genome encodes these proteins:
- a CDS encoding outer membrane beta-barrel protein yields MRRMLGVLVGVAALCASSWAQQLPGERPEPTVLPYPRAELFGGYSYGMTQSFNSGHVARPNGFNVSLGLNVAKWLGFVFEGNGLYGPSKIPLAVPNPFPTCPPFCPNGTDTFNVDTKLYNFLVGTQFPYRKSERFTPFGELMFGHAGVRGEAHSQDGRLFAETAGGLGLVAGGGVDYNINPRFALRFKADYLQTRLFRQKQDNGVFSVGIVIRTVHKKKKTLEDVDQPTP; encoded by the coding sequence GTGAGGAGAATGTTGGGAGTGTTGGTGGGTGTGGCTGCGCTGTGTGCGAGTTCGTGGGCGCAGCAGCTTCCCGGAGAGAGGCCCGAGCCGACGGTCCTCCCCTATCCTCGCGCGGAACTTTTTGGCGGGTACTCGTATGGAATGACGCAATCGTTCAACTCCGGACACGTTGCCCGTCCAAATGGTTTCAATGTTTCGCTCGGACTGAATGTCGCGAAGTGGCTGGGATTTGTTTTTGAAGGGAATGGGCTGTACGGACCGTCGAAAATTCCTCTGGCCGTTCCTAACCCGTTTCCGACGTGTCCGCCGTTTTGCCCGAATGGCACGGACACTTTCAATGTCGACACTAAGCTGTACAACTTCCTGGTGGGAACGCAGTTCCCTTATCGCAAGTCCGAACGCTTTACGCCTTTCGGCGAACTGATGTTTGGACACGCCGGTGTTCGAGGCGAGGCCCATTCACAGGATGGACGCCTGTTCGCGGAGACAGCTGGCGGCCTCGGTCTGGTGGCCGGTGGCGGTGTGGACTACAACATCAATCCGCGCTTCGCACTGCGTTTCAAGGCTGACTATCTGCAGACACGCTTGTTCCGACAGAAACAGGACAACGGTGTGTTCTCGGTCGGGATCGTGATCCGCACCGTGCACAAGAAGAAGAAGACGCTTGAGGATGTCGATCAGCCGACCCCGTAA
- a CDS encoding cysteine dioxygenase family protein, which yields MRVSIDEFVRRLREFPPTAFDQTEAVRAFMQDAPVEENSLSPYLTWNRQHYTRNLIDKTALYELIAICWEVGQASSVHNHKDQNCWMAAPIGILVVENYRVGFQNIEAGECRLEASNRVELTAANPCAVDPQEPVHRVVNPREANQRAVSLHVYSRPFDTCVVYSPDQGTCGEIQLHYNTMFGKAVPSA from the coding sequence ATGCGCGTGTCCATTGACGAATTCGTACGCCGGCTGAGGGAGTTCCCGCCAACGGCCTTCGACCAGACGGAGGCGGTCCGTGCGTTTATGCAAGACGCGCCGGTCGAGGAAAACAGTCTGTCGCCTTATCTCACGTGGAACCGCCAGCATTACACGCGCAACCTGATCGATAAGACTGCACTCTATGAGCTGATTGCGATCTGCTGGGAAGTTGGGCAAGCGAGTTCGGTGCACAATCATAAAGATCAGAATTGCTGGATGGCGGCGCCGATCGGCATTCTGGTCGTCGAAAATTATCGCGTCGGATTTCAGAATATTGAGGCCGGGGAATGCCGTCTGGAAGCATCCAACCGAGTGGAGTTGACGGCTGCGAACCCGTGCGCCGTAGATCCGCAGGAACCAGTGCACCGGGTCGTGAATCCACGGGAAGCAAACCAGCGCGCGGTTTCTCTGCACGTGTACTCGCGTCCTTTTGATACGTGCGTGGTCTATTCGCCGGACCAGGGAACATGCGGCGAAATTCAACTTCATTACAATACGATGTTTGGGAAAGCAGTACCCAGTGCCTAG
- the queA gene encoding tRNA preQ1(34) S-adenosylmethionine ribosyltransferase-isomerase QueA — MLVSEFHYDLPAALIAQDPTADRDGSRMLHLSRSARSWQDRVFRDFPDLLRPDDLLVLNNTRVFPARLYGRRSGERSHPLSPQNPAARDFLQGRVEVLLTRQTSADPGEHEWECLVRPGKKIGIGEKIYFGDPVALEAEVVARGEFGERRVRFKPVTDFFERVERLGHVPLPPYIDREDQASDRERYQTVYARERGSVAAPTAGLHFTPEIMQRIRGRGVAIAEVTLHVGLGTFQPLRVEKVEDHKIHRERYEISEDAAQAINQAKEQKRRVVAIGTTTVRTLEYAALQGEAGRVQAGNGEADLFIYPGFQFQVVDALLTNFHLPESTLLMLVCALGGKDFVMNAYRHAVDAGYRFYSYGDCMLVE; from the coding sequence GTGCTTGTTTCCGAGTTCCATTACGACCTCCCGGCGGCGCTGATCGCCCAGGACCCGACGGCGGATCGCGACGGATCGCGTATGTTGCATCTCAGCCGGTCCGCGAGGTCGTGGCAGGACCGCGTGTTCCGCGATTTCCCCGACCTGCTTCGGCCGGACGACCTGCTGGTTCTGAACAACACGCGGGTATTTCCGGCCCGGCTCTATGGACGCCGGAGTGGAGAACGATCGCATCCCTTGAGTCCGCAGAATCCGGCGGCGCGGGATTTTCTCCAGGGCCGCGTCGAGGTGCTGCTGACCCGGCAAACTTCTGCTGATCCGGGCGAGCACGAGTGGGAGTGCCTGGTGCGGCCGGGAAAGAAAATCGGCATCGGCGAGAAGATCTATTTCGGCGATCCGGTGGCACTGGAAGCGGAGGTCGTCGCGAGGGGCGAATTCGGTGAGCGCCGCGTCCGGTTCAAGCCGGTGACGGATTTCTTTGAACGGGTAGAACGCCTGGGACATGTGCCGTTGCCTCCCTATATTGATCGTGAAGACCAAGCTTCGGATCGGGAGCGCTATCAGACGGTGTATGCGCGGGAACGCGGGTCGGTGGCTGCGCCCACGGCAGGCCTGCACTTCACGCCGGAAATCATGCAACGGATTCGAGGTCGAGGCGTGGCAATTGCCGAGGTCACGTTACACGTTGGACTGGGAACATTTCAGCCGTTGCGCGTCGAGAAGGTGGAAGACCACAAGATCCACCGTGAGCGCTACGAGATTTCGGAAGATGCCGCACAAGCCATCAACCAGGCGAAAGAGCAGAAACGCCGGGTGGTAGCTATCGGGACTACGACGGTGCGCACGCTGGAATACGCTGCTCTCCAAGGGGAGGCGGGCCGCGTGCAAGCGGGTAATGGAGAAGCTGACTTGTTTATCTATCCCGGATTTCAATTTCAGGTAGTGGATGCGTTGTTGACGAACTTTCATCTACCGGAATCCACCTTGCTGATGCTGGTGTGCGCGTTGGGTGGCAAGGACTTTGTCATGAACGCCTATCGGCACGCGGTCGACGCGGGATACCGGTTCTATTCTTACGGGGATTGCATGCTGGTGGAATGA
- a CDS encoding class II aldolase/adducin family protein: MASERQHRLAIVEFGRLLHGNGFVAATDGNLSVRLDENRLLVTPTYMSKGRMKPSDLVIVDLDGNRLEGKRNVSSEIGMHLLIYRLRPDVQGIVHAHPPTATGFAASGLDLNQPLVCEVVVGLGEIPLARYGTPGTPELARALEPLIPTHDALLMANHGVVTYGSTLENAYMKMETVEHFAHIALVAHLLGRAQPLGEKEVEKLWAVRHSYNSAGKCTPDTLVRRR, encoded by the coding sequence ATGGCGAGCGAGCGACAACACCGTCTGGCGATAGTGGAGTTCGGGCGACTGCTGCACGGTAACGGCTTTGTGGCCGCGACCGATGGGAATTTGTCTGTCCGCCTGGACGAAAACCGCCTGCTAGTGACGCCTACCTACATGAGCAAGGGCCGGATGAAACCTTCCGACCTGGTAATTGTGGACCTCGACGGCAACCGGCTTGAGGGCAAGAGAAATGTCTCCAGCGAGATTGGCATGCACCTGCTGATCTACCGCCTGCGACCGGATGTGCAAGGGATCGTGCATGCCCATCCTCCAACCGCGACCGGGTTCGCCGCTTCGGGACTCGACTTGAATCAGCCGCTGGTCTGTGAAGTGGTCGTCGGATTGGGCGAAATTCCACTGGCCCGTTACGGCACTCCCGGAACGCCAGAACTGGCGCGTGCTCTCGAACCGCTCATTCCGACCCATGACGCTCTGCTGATGGCCAATCATGGCGTCGTGACCTACGGTTCCACGCTCGAAAACGCCTACATGAAAATGGAAACCGTCGAGCACTTCGCGCACATCGCCCTGGTCGCGCACTTGCTCGGCCGCGCGCAACCGCTCGGCGAAAAGGAAGTTGAAAAACTCTGGGCCGTCCGCCACAGCTATAACAGCGCCGGAAAATGCACGCCGGACACCCTTGTGCGACGCCGCTAA